A genomic region of Papaver somniferum cultivar HN1 chromosome 7, ASM357369v1, whole genome shotgun sequence contains the following coding sequences:
- the LOC113298299 gene encoding pentatricopeptide repeat-containing protein CRP1, chloroplastic-like has product METHLVFPTMHGVFSPSSRLTFTKCGTSESRCKHRRFQKAAKTLNLTILKHSSVTEEISRENYNILIHKHCKEGNVDKCMELLAQMESLGFHPNATSYNILIESLGNVGRTLEADSIFQEMKKSGFEPKVRAYNDLLRGFLRKGLLGLAYNVLDEMCQTKIARNQETFELLLEYYVGARRLEDTWFVIAEMKAEGFRLNSHVYSKVIGLYRDTGLWRKALELMREMTETKIPLDRRVYNSIIDTFGKYGELNEAVTMFRNMQREGIKPDVVTYNSLIRWHCKSGNVDMALEFFTQMQEEGLYPDPKIFVAIISRLGEEGKWDLIKKNFENMKHRGLWRSGAIYAVLVDIYGQYGRFQNAEECVLALKSEGAQLSANMFCALANGYAQYGLCEQTVKVLQLMETEGIEPNLIMLNLLINAFGIAGRHLEALSIFHHIKEIGISPDVVTYSALMKAFIRAKKFDQVLGIYEEMQSAGCTPDRKERELLQTALGVLEKRQGVALNRNTADTQTSL; this is encoded by the exons ATGGAGACACATCTTGTCTTCCCAACCATGCATGGCGTCTTTTCTCCCTCTTCTCGTCTTACCTTTACGAAATGCGGAACATCTGAATCCAGATGCAAGCATAGAAGATTTCAAAAGGCTGCTAAAACTTTGAATTTGACGATTCTGAAGCACTCAAGTGTGACTGAGGAAATTTCTCGTGAAAATTACAATATTTTGATTCATAAGCATTGCAAAGAAGGAAATGTTGATAAGTGCATGGAGTTACTTGCTCAAATGGAATCTCTAGGGTTTCATCCAAATGCTACGTCGTATAATATTTTGATTGAGTCTCTAGGAAATGTCGGTCGCACTCTTGAAGCTGATTCAATTTTCCAAGAGATGAAAAAATCTGGATTTGAGCCTAAAGTTAGGGCGTACAATGACCTTCTTAGAGGATTTCTTCGGAAAGGCCTTTTAGGGCTTGCATATAATGTGCTCGACGAAATGTGTCAAACAAAAATAGCTAGGAATCAAGAAACTTTTGaacttcttcttgaatattatgtTGGTGCTAGAAGGCTGGAAGACACTTGGTTCGTAATCGCTGAAATGAAGGCAGAGGgattcaggttgaactcccatGTATATAGCAAAGTTATTGGTCTTTACAGGGATACTGGGTTGTGGAGGAAAGCGTTGGAACTCATGAGAGAAATGACAGAGACCAAAATTCCGCTTGATAGACGGGTTTATAATAGTATTATTGATACATTTGGGAagtatggtgaattgaatgaagcaGTAACAATGTTTAGGAACATGCAAAGGGAAGGCATTAAACCCGACGTCGTGACATATAATTCCTTAATTCGATGGCATTGTAAAAGTGGGAATGTCGATATGGCTCTAGAATTTTTCACTCAGATGCAAGAAGAAGGATTATATCCTGATCCTAAGATTTTCGTTGCAATTATTAGCCGCTTAGGGGAAGAAGGGAAGTGGGATTTGATTAAGAAGAACTTTGAGAATATGAAGCATAGAGGACTTTGGAGAAGTGGAGCAATTTATGCTGTTCTGGTTGATATCTATGGGCAATACGGTAGATTTCAGAATGCTGAAGAGTGTGTGCTGGCTTTGAAGTCTGAAGGAGCACAGCTTTCAGCGAACATGTTTTGTGCATTAGCAAATGGTTATGCTCAATAC GGATTATGCGAACAAACTGTGAAGGTTCTTCAGCTCATGGAAACTGAAGGAATTGAACCAAACCTCATAATGCTGAACCTGCTGATAAACGCATTTGGTATTGCTGGAAGACATTTGGAGGCACTATCAATTTTTCATCACATAAAAGAAATT GGCATCAGTCCTGATGTGGTTACCTACAGCGCACTTATGAAAGCTTTTATTAGGGCAAAAAAGTTTGACCAG gTTTTGGGAATTTATGAGGAAATGCAATCTGCTGGATGCACTCCCGATAGAAAGGAAAGAGAATTGTTGCAGACAGCTTTGGGGGTCCTTGAAAAAAGACAAG GTGTGGCTCTAAATCGTAACACAGCAGACACACAAACCTCTTTGTAG
- the LOC113295146 gene encoding uncharacterized protein LOC113295146, with product MAVRGFFVILIGLCFNQSWIQKFPDWGYKVGLRVSSDHAPLMGGSINMPKPVNTPYKFQKMWLSRPEFLNEVEKCWSKYINGDPAFIFQRSNGHSDNNHFDSDALDKLVKAQNEYNSREVQLNTLLNQESRIRWVKEGEANTNFFHTNLKIRKAMNCISELPDEYEDVISDQKKISDVLVQYFEKKFEL from the exons ATGGCAGTAAGAGGATTCTTTGTAATCTTGATAGGGTTGTGTTTCAACCAATCATGGATTCAAAAATTCCCTGATTGGGGTTATAAAGTTGGATTGAGGGTTTCTTCAGATCATGCACCCCTCATGGGTGGAAGTATTAATATGCCAAAACCAGTAAATACTCCATATAAGTTCCAAAAAATGTGGTTGTCTCGTCCAGAGTTCCTGAATGAAGTGGAGAAATGCTGGTCTAAATACATTAATGGTGATcctgcttttatttttcaaa GAAGCAATGGTCATTCTGATAAcaatcattttgattctgatGCTCTGGATAAATTAGTTAAAGCTCAAAATGAATATAACTCAAGAGAAGTGCAACTTAACACACTGTTGAATCAAGAGTCTAGAATTAGATGGGTTAAAGAAGGAGAAGCCAATACTAACTTCTTCCATACCAATCTCAAGATAAGGAAAGCCATGAACTGTATAAGTGAACTTCCTGATGAGTATGAAGATGTTATCTCTGATCAGAAGAAAATATCAGATGTTTTGGTTCAATACTTTGAGAAGAAATTTGAactttaa